The Gossypium hirsutum isolate 1008001.06 chromosome D06, Gossypium_hirsutum_v2.1, whole genome shotgun sequence genome contains the following window.
tctaattatcTCTTAGCCACCCAATGCAAAATTTTCTCCATTGACCAATAACTATTCAACCCAGACTCGaaaatgatttgaataaaaatgaccaataaaaaattactcaatccaaaataatttgaattcaaaatgatccaaacttaAAATGACCCTCCTCAAAGAACTCGACTAACAAACCTAGATGACATGAACCTAAAATATTTCAAGCTTGAAATAACCTAAAATTGAAACAATTCCAAATTCAAAGCAACTCAAATTCGAAATAATATAAACTCAACTAACCAGAATATGTTAAATCTTGAAATAATTGGACTTATATTATCCCAACTTAAAATCAACCTAAACAGCCAAATAGAAGAAAACAATCCCAAGAGTTCTAATTATAAATATGGAAAGTTTGGAGCACAAATATAGCAATGAGGAAGCTTGTAATTACCCATAGGGACTTAAAAAAGGAATGAGAGTTCATTTTTAACACCTTTACTAtatctattttttcttttgatttctgttttaTTCTCACTTACGGAAAGAGACATCTGTGTGTGATTCAtcctttcaaaaaataaaataaattctaaagCTATAAATATCTCTATGGGCACAACAATGGTCACCCATGCTCAATTTATTCTCAATAATGTTGACCTATATTAACTCAAGGTAATTAAAggtttaattattaactaagtgaccaccttttaaaaaaaagattcacgATGAAAACGAGAAGCAGCTTTTATGAAATAATTCTTGGAAGATAGTGAAACTATGAAGTAAGCAAAAGCTAAAAAGTatcacaaaagaaaagaaagaaaaggaagccCTAAAAGAAAGGGTTTTGTTTTATCAAAGAAAGTagggataaataaataaaggtgcAAGATGGGGTGGGCGTGCTCCAAGAGAGAGTTAAAACGGAAAAGAGataaagcaaaaaaataaaaataaaaaaagagagaggaaagCAAAGTGAAGCTTAGGTCAATAAGGTAATGCCCATACTCTTTGTCTCATCACACATTCTCTCCCATTATACATATACatcaacatttatttattttttgtcgaAATCAAGTTATCCACCATAAACAACAGTGGTTAATCCTCTCGCCGTTGGTGCTCTTTGAAAAAGTAAATAGTTGGCTatgaaatatattatatttgcatgagTAGGGACCTCAACCTCAACCACATGATTAAAGGACGATATGAACAACCATCACGCCACACATTGTGATTTACACCAAcatttaaatactaaataaacAAGATTGCTTATAGTTTATTTTTTGAAGTTACAATCGTTCCAATAGAATCAATTATTACAtgtattgaacaaaatatataacCAACTTAGCAGCTAACTAAAtccaaactaattaattaaacaaaataaaattagagaGAACCCATGAATTTGCATATAGTGTGATTCAAACATGAGACCTCGAAATTTTCAACATCTTAATTTTCCTTCCTCAACAACAAAAGTcttttattaaagaaaaaagatgaatACAATTATCACACTGTTAAAGGCAGTGTTTCGGTCACCAATTATCGCATTACTTATAGTCTTAATTTTGCTATTCAACCAAAACCTCATGGATGATTACTTATAATTTCTAACACTTTTaccatacatataaaaaataatacaagtccacatatatatatacatacatacatattggtGCCGCAGAATCATAAGATAGTGTCCATTGTTAAGTAATTACTTTAATGAATACATGTACAATAAAGAGAGAGAACAGGAGGGGATTCAAATGAGTTAAAAGACAGCTGAAATAGAAAAATTGGAATGGTGTGGAAAAAGGAGGTTATAGCAGAAATATTGTGTATCACATAGGGGTTTAAATTGTTCGGAATCTAGGGTTATCGGGATTGTTTTTGTTTGCCAACCTCGCCTATGTATGGGAAGAAAAAAGAGATGATTAAAATGAACTAAAAGCTTATTCTCAAACAAAAATGAGCTAAAAACTCAAATCCATATTTGTATGTGTAAGTTTGTAATCTAtggaaacaattttttttttggagtgAATGTCATTATTTTTGGAAATACTTAGACAATTATTGGTGTAAGTTAGTTtttgtactttttgaattttaaaaaaattaacctatttatttattttaaaaattaaagccCAATTGATAATATCGTGAATGGGtttcattaaatttgaatattcaatgtttttgtttaaaaattaaagtcaAATTGATtacacatttaaatttaaaagaaattagttaaaaatattatcaattgtattttaatttttaaataaataaatagaaggattaaattcttgaaattagaaataaagaaattaaattctaaattccaAAAAGTACAACTGTgagcataataatttttttgggtcGAAATCAAGGTATTTATTATCGATAGCAATGATTAATCCTCTCACTATAAGTGCTATCCGAAGAGATAAATAGTTGGCCATAAAATGTGGCATATCCCTATAAGTGGGGATTGAACCTAGGGACAAGGTAAATAATCTTCACGCCAAACCTCAATATTTGAATAACAAATATATCAATATGTATATATCATAAATATGAATGATATATTATGAGTGAAAAATTTTAACTCTATAAATATGATTCAAATACTGCcacatatcatttttttaaacatttaagggtggtttggatggacggtgcgtttacctgcagttagtgtaaaaataacggtggtagtgagattagatactgtaataATATTatagcgtgagataaaaagtaagctaaagGCACCACATTACATCTCACCATCTCACCACACATCCAAACTCatccttaaaatttttattattttactacatTGTATAAGAAGTATGTATACCTTATTTAACCCTATTTATAAAGCGTTTAAACtccatgaaataattttaattaatttaaatatatcaatatgtatatataatacaATATAGCCCCTATCTCCCATATCgatgtataattaaattataaaaaagacaGCTTTCATTAGGAGAGAAGGCACTACGAAGGGATTGCTGATCAAATTGGATTTGAACCACAAAAAAACACCATGAATTAATGGTagtgagaaaaaaaaatgttaaaacccacCACCAACATCGGGGCAATCAAAGTTCAAACCATAACttgatgtttaatatttaattatatttttaggtgACCAATCCCAACGAAAAGAAGCACAAGATATGAGTTAAAAGTGTCTCCATCATAATCTATAATATAAGGTTAATTCCATAAGAggttatgagattttaaattatttcttaattaatctaataTCAATTTGGATTTGAGTATTAAATGATAGTTGGAATCTAATTtgaagtttatttaaaatatatacaccaaattttaaatatatatatgcttacaATATAGACAATTTGATTCtaatatatttagaaaaataaaaaattgtgtcATATAAATTTAGAAggagtatttcttttatttttaatatgttaaatttaatatgtacatgtttaaaatttgatccATATATTTTTTATACGTTCTACATTAAGTCCGAGCTAATATTTAACATCTTAAAGTAATGACTAGATTAACAGATAATTCTAATTGATttgatattgatacttttaagatctaataaaacaattttcaaatttatagactaatttaaaatttagtatgaTGTAATTAGCCTAGAGACGAAACCAAGAGGGCAAGGCCATGGCCCCTTGGTCAAAAGGGAAAGTATTATTAATACTCCTTCTCAAGTATTAATGGTTCACTTTAATCATTTGAACAAAtggaaaattttgtaattttgaccTCTCTTAAAAATTACTTATATAATCTAAGCTCttttagaatatatatttttaatttcaatgccTCAATTTTAGAACTTTATCTCAACACCTCTGAATAAAATTTCTGACTTTGCCCTTGATTAATTCTATACATAGAAACATTTTAGCGTCCAGGCAGAGGCTAGTAGGGCCGACatccctaaaataaaaatttaacttttagccatttataatttataaaatttaaattaatatatggtaaaattatactttgaccctaaaaaaaaaagttgattttatcctttaaaaatataaagatattaactattaaaatggtaaaattacttttttaatattgtaaaaatatacaacttaattccGACACTCCAAACAAAATTTATGGAATTAGTCTATTGCTGATTTATAAATAGTTAAGAATagaagctatatatatatatataaacacacacATAAGAGGGTCTTTAAAAGTCTTGGGATCAAAGGCAGTGTAGAGGAAGTATTAATCATCTTCCTGCTTTGTAATTGCAGCGAGTAGTACTGCAATAAAAGCATTCAGTCATAGCTGCAAAAAGAGTTAGTTAgcctgaaaaaaaaatcaaataattaaagtTAGAGAGAGATAGTGATAAAGGGTAAGGAGAATGGATTATTCATCGTTCTTTTGAAGAAAACCAAATATGTGGGTATCACCTCAAGTGTGTTCCTTTGATTATAGCTGAGAATTCAACAAAGCTCTTTCGTTTgagtatattttcttttaatcactCAACCTTGGGATTTTCAAGCCTTTAATCATGGAATCTGAAAATGTCCATCatcaacatcagcttcaccattATAATCAGCTTCTCGTTGggtcttcttcatcttctttaccTTGCTATCGAGTTTCAGGCAGTCCCCATTCTTGGACCCCTACTAATACTTTGTAAGTCTTCCCCctccatttatttctttttaattaagcttcttaattaacctttttttttttgcagtaaTACCAGTGAGTTCAATCATAATGGAGCTCTGTTGCAACCATGGACTAACAATGAAGGAACCTTCAACAACCCGTCTCAGCACAAACTAATGCTCAAAACAGTATCTTCTAGTTTCCCAATGTTATCACAAAGCTCTGAATTTTACCCCAATACCCATAATTTACCTCCTTTACCTACTAAAGGGAGTTTCAGCCATATATACCCTAGTATAAACATTTCAAACTTGAACCAAGCTAGTTCCATGGAAGCCTTTGATCTCTTAAGCCCTTCAAGACTTACCAAAAACAGTAGCTTTAAGCATTATTCTTCAGAGGATCATCATCATAATCTTGCTTCTTTTGGTCATTCTCACCAACAATTTCAGTTGTCTAATCAAAGGCTACCTTGTAATAATAGCCCTAGTAATGTAAGTGCTCTTGATCTTAGGCACTCACTTCATGCAATTTTTTTTGTAGGTATAGTTGAACAAATCTTGATTACAGATATAATGATAAGCATGGACATATGATTTAATCAAATACTTTTGATAAAGTTGAAgaccattttttaattattattgttgttcTTTATTGAAATTgctttttcatgattttttttttctctttggatTTCAAAGATATCATCTTCCTTCAACACTGAAACACTAGAGGCAAAAGGATCAGGCAATATATTAAAGGAAGCAAAGGCATCAACAGCAACCAAGAAATCTCGTTTGGAGTCACGCGCATGTCCTCCCTTTAAGGTGAGACCATGCATAATGGAAGCCAGAAAATTGCTTATGAGGGTCAGATatgaattataaacttttaaagagttaaaagtgtaattttatcattatattaacttataatttcataaatttattgGATAATCATTTGCTTTTTTGCATCAAATCAGGTTAGGAAAGAGAAATTGGGAGATAGAATTGCAGCTCTCCAACATTTGGTTGCTCCCTTTGGCAAGGTAAAAATTTTTGGGTGCTTAAAAGATTAATTACTAATTAAGGTCTAATTATAGTTTTAGTCCTTCTATTATGTTAAAATTGTGGTGTGGGAAATTTATAACAGACAGATACAGCGTCCGTACTAATGGAGGCTATTGGATACATCAAATTCCTTCAGAATCAAGTTGAGGTACTCCCATTTTCCCAAACATTCTCCTTGAatctttcatatattttttttaataataaatattctatgacatatttattaaaatattacctCAAAAAGAGACCCATGCCCCCATTGGACTGTTATGGGTGCAACGCTAAGCTAGCCTCAACTAATTGATTCTTTAAATTAAACCCTAATCACTCTAGCAAACAAAATTAGGGTTTCTCCCTAGGGTTCTTTTATTAGATGATTTATATATAGGGTTAATTATACCCAAAATCCTCAAATAATTATCAATATTGAATCAATCAAATCATTTTTGTTATTTAGTCATTAACTTGGGATTTAAGTTCTAGTTCGGATATATCAAAATCGAtgaattcaattttaaatatatttgtaccTAATCATGTATGACAACTTATATCTAAAatgttttttaaaggaaaaagatAGTATCATTGAAATTTATTAGGACTATTTTTTTAAGATTCCTATGCGATAGGTACATATGTGTTAAAATTTGATCCTCCTATGTTTTAAATATACTCAATGTTTGAGATTATATTTGAGTTGATATTTAACACCTAAGCTAGTGATTAGACTGACAAAAAAACTTGATGCAATATTAATATTTCAATGACAATagtatattttaaagttttagcCCCTAATAACTCTAGTATAGCAAACAAAATAGGGTTTCTTCCTAGGGTTCATTTATTAGATGTTTTATCTAAAGGGTTATAAATTGATtccaagttttaaaaaatttacttgaGTCTTGAATATCAATATTGTAATCAATAAATGTTGGGTATAGAGTTAAGATACAATACACTTCTAAGAAGAGAATTTAGGTTTGTATCCTAAAAACAATATTATTAGGAGAGGCAGTCATAAACcttaaaaagattaattttcaTAAACCATAAAAATGGACGTGAAGATACTTTTGGTTATACCAAAAATAACTATATCAACATTGTATCAATAAAGTCTTTTGTTCTCCTAGTTTGTAGCTTGAGAGTTAAGTTCTAACTCGAATATGACGTGGAGCATGTTTAGAACACGtgaatcaaatttaaaatatgtatgtatgaaaAAATTCGCATCTAACgtgttttttaaagaaaaaatagcatcattaaaatttatgattGCTATTTTTTAACGCATTAGGTCCAAGATGCCTATGCAATTATATGTGTTAAAATTTGATCCATGAGTTTAAAATTTGCTCAACATCATATTCGAGTTGACATTTAATGTTTAAGTTAGTGATTGGATGATAAATAGACTTTGGTTGATacgatattttaatattttgaggatttcattagaatgttttaaaatttggacAATTTAAAATCCAAGTATAGTGTAATAATTAACCCTATATTTTGTGTTAGCATATATACCAAGTCTTTTCACCATTGGTTGTTTAAACAACAATCCCATAAGAGTTGTAATGTAGGAGCAGTATAGCTATTAGCTTTAACCACATGGAAATTTTGTTTCTTTGGGTTCTCATATTCTCTagtttttattgttttctttttatcttttggaacaacataaaaatgaaaaagaaaaaaaatcattaaaattaactTTCCATGAACTCAAGAGAATTTGGTAAGAGATTCAATATTATTCGATTATAAGTAATTTTGTAAGAATTTCAGTGATTTACATGGTAAGGAATTTGGtattatattgaaaaataatttttctttttgcagACATTAAGTGTTCCATATATGAAGTCATCTCGTAATAGAACATCTAGATCCAAACATGGggtaagagaaaaaaaatcaatctaaTTGCCAAAGGAAAATAGCCTTTTGGAATAACTTATTTTCTTACCTTGAAAATGTTTGTAATGATCATGTTTATAGGGTTCAATGATGGAGATGGGAAACGAAGAAGAAACAAGGCAAGATCTTAAAAGCCGAGGTCTATGTCTAGTACCATTGTCATGCATGTCTTATTTGACCACCGACAACGGCGGAGGCGGCAGCAGTGGTAGCTTTTGGCCACCGCCCAACTTTAGTAGAGGATTTTAACGAACAATTAAGAGACATTAAAACCTTCGGATAGATGATAAAAtactaatttatttttgtaaGCCCATATGCCGACTTTACTAGCTAGGAGGGATAATTCATAAAAGCttaccccttttttttctttatacaatatttaaagtTATCGATATTTCTTTCTCaatctttaaataaaagaaaaaatacgtACTTCTTATACTGATAACAATGTCAATATCAACCAacttaagactcaatcaacaaatCTACCTTAATTTTAAATCtactttaattttaaatggaaaattttggtCAAACCTTATTATAATTACAAAATCCCCAAGATGGACCATGCTCAatcaattaacaatattaattcttgtaaatttttttttaattttaggttttaaagTTATATAGGTTTTACTTTGAAAAACATTTTTAACTGTTTAAATCATTGAAACAATAGCACACATCTTTCATGATAaatttcaattcaaactcatGTTTGTATAACAACATAgtagtgaattttgtgaattgaatGCTAGGACAATAAAACTCtaatataaaattgtaaattgtaaattaagatctgtaatgTGAGATCGTTAAGAACAAAAATTATATACCGAAGTATACTTGAATCCATCTATTTCTTGAAATATTAGAATCTTATGATTTTGATAGTCCAAATTAGAGGAGGtgactctctcttttctaaagatgagaTGTCAAAAAAGTTACGTATGTGTAATTTGGGGATCATAACCctaatataaaaattttgcaCATTAACCTTAATTTCTAATCAGCCCCCCATCAATCAGAAATTAGTTATATAAAATCAAATTAGATTACTTTTAATTTGGACTaacattttataataataaaaaataacatgtaattattcttattatatatgtaatgtcCATTTTTTTTCCAACGCCGAATAGATTGACTAGGCCATTCATTTGACAATATTAATCTTTGTTTTCTAATTATTATTTGTCTCATATGTGATTATCTTTAATAGTAAATTTTTATTCTCACATTTTTCTTGTAGTTGTATTTGAATCTAAATACATagcaaattaatgattttaatctCTCATGTATGGTGTTTAATTTCATAATTGCTATGATAATTAATTTCACCATCATTACTATTTTTAATCTCATCAAAATCAATCTCACTATTTTTACAAGTAGATTTTTTTCTCCttcttaatttttcattttttgaaaggtttttaGAACTAGATTAGTAGTTGAACCAATCAAGTTGCCGGTTCTCCGGTCCGACCGGttcgattaattatttttttctcagttgatataaaaaacaaagaaagaaagacgTTGAAAAATACCAACCTCTCTCAAAGACCGAAAGGTTACAAAAACTCCTAGAATAATCTTTCACTCTGAAAAACACTCAACTTGAAACAATCAACATCCattcaaacaaaaattaatataGGCAGCAAATAATAATCACCTCcagactttaaaaaaacaaaggacTCTTTATCCTGCTTTTGCCGGAACATCAACTAAGGATTCCGCAATATCCACGGTTTATCATTTCTTTCCGTCTACCACTTTAAAGCAACACacaaactagattaattaagtaGCGAGACTTTCACCTGCTAACCATACCACTAATCAGCGCCAAATCTGTTATATATTGGCTATTAACTCAGCCATATCCGGTCTTGTAGCCACAATCAATACAAATAACAGAGCACAAGCCACTTTTTTCCATTTCTCAATGTCCCTCAAACAAAATACATGTTTTATGAAAAAATGCAGATTTGGATTCGTCTTCTTGTAATCAGGACCTCTGTATATTTTGACCCCAAACCGATTCACGGAACTTGAAAACTTCCCACAGCACCATATTCAACCTTACTAAATAAAGACCTTGACACGAACCAGCCATTATACTACCAGTAAAAACCAATCCCTTCGACTCCTCTCAATGTTTGGCCCAACCTAGTGAACTTCATTCCCATCAGAAGAACTCCACCAGCATTCATTCCTCGATGAAGATATTGAACACCCTTGATCCATTCACCAACCCCACGCCACTACTCCTTTCACTCTAGTTTCTTACTGTATTAAAGTCACCTAACCACTTACCATCCACAACACCGCGTCTCTTAAAGATGGGATAATTACCTACATGAAAACCACCCCAATCCCATATTATAATTACACCTCAAAACTCCCTTCCGCAGccgaaaaacaaaataaaagaaaaatcatcACTCCATACATTTCTAAAAACAACTCGATtaaataattcattaaatttatttaaaaaataaaaataaaaatttaatttgatggtTTTTAACCCAATTCAATCGATCTGTACCAATTCTTAAATTAATTGATCTAATATCTTAGTTTGAATCGACATTCTATCCGATTCTCAATCTAACTTATTTAATAACCGATTTaggccagttcttcattgcttttgaaaagtgctgtggaaaagtgcttttgagaagtttggtttaaaatttgagtgtttagcattgctgtcaaaaagtacttttgagaaataaaatgttcaatttagacatgttattatcaagtaacaaatatgtatttaaataatatttaaattagttaatattattatattttagtaagaatataaaaaaattattataacttgttgttaatattttaatatatgaaatataaattttaaatatttttaagcaataaatattaattatttataaaatttaattagaatatataaactatattttaaatatttaaatataaccattaaatatttgtaattagtattttaaaaaatattttttatttttaattaatgattttaacaccattgtaattaagcaccaagaaaaaaaataaaaataccatgttattggaggggtgaaaaagtaattaagtaccaaaagtgcttttgggaaaggaaaagctaaaatttttagcttctccttttcagCTACTTtttagaagtgcttttgaaaagctaaaaatttcagccaaaaacaGTTTGTTCTCCACAACTTTTTcttcaaaagtacttttgaagttagaagtgttttttttaagtaatgaagaactggcccttaGTCCCATTCGCAACAATCACTTTCCCCTAATATCATTATTGATTGAGGGTCTATGTTATTTTGTGATTTGGGCTGTTTTGGGAGTTGGGGTTAAGGTGTGTTTTAGGACCCAACAATGTTTTTGGCCCAATACTtgcaaaaatttaaaagaaacatcatatcaaatttaaaagaaaaaaaagtcctAATAATCATGAACAAAGCTATAAAATTTACACGGACAAAAAAATTGATATCTATTAAATAAAATCTTTAATTAAAAAGGTAAACTATCTAGTTGGTCAATTAATTTTtaggatgtttttatttttgtcacccaaaataaaattctttcaattttgtcatctaatttttaagaaattattcaattattaaattaaaaatatgtttcaaTAGAATACATTAAAacctagaaaaataattttttttatgttgattAAAACAACTCATAAGGAATCCATTGTATATTGTGTTAAGATTATAATTAGATccgaaaaataattataattagaaGAAAGTTGGTGGCATCATATatgctatttttaaattttactaaaatcagCAATTAAGTCTTAATTCGGTTAACATTAGCACTGTAGATAGTCTAAGGACGTGGGTTCAAGTATGCTGAAGCGCGTTTATCCTCCTATTCAAGGGTTGGGATAAGTTATAGGTAATTCTAAATATTCTATCAACTAAGAAATTCTAACCTCTAATCTTAATGTTAGAATTTAAGCTCAATCCATATTTTAAATGAGATTTGAgctcatttttcaaatataaaatattatctaaattgtaaATTCTCTCAAATATATT
Protein-coding sequences here:
- the LOC107935049 gene encoding transcription factor bHLH110 isoform X1; its protein translation is MESENVHHQHQLHHYNQLLVGSSSSSLPCYRVSGSPHSWTPTNTFNTSEFNHNGALLQPWTNNEGTFNNPSQHKLMLKTVSSSFPMLSQSSEFYPNTHNLPPLPTKGSFSHIYPSINISNLNQASSMEAFDLLSPSRLTKNSSFKHYSSEDHHHNLASFGHSHQQFQLSNQRLPCNNSPSNISSSFNTETLEAKGSGNILKEAKASTATKKSRLESRACPPFKVRPCIMEARKLLMRVRKEKLGDRIAALQHLVAPFGKTDTASVLMEAIGYIKFLQNQVETLSVPYMKSSRNRTSRSKHGGSMMEMGNEEETRQDLKSRGLCLVPLSCMSYLTTDNGGGGSSGSFWPPPNFSRGF
- the LOC107935049 gene encoding transcription factor bHLH110 isoform X3, with product MESENVHHQHQLHHYNQLLVGSSSSSLPCYRVSGSPHSWTPTNTFNTSEFNHNGALLQPWTNNEGTFNNPSQHKLMLKTVSSSFPMLSQSSEFYPNTHNLPPLPTKGSFSHIYPSINISNLNQASSMEAFDLLSPSRLTKNSSFKHYSSEDHHHNLASFGHSHQQFQLSNQRLPCNNSPSNISSSFNTETLEAKGSGNILKEAKASTATKKSRLESRACPPFKVRPCIMEARKLLMRVRKEKLGDRIAALQHLVAPFGKTDTASVLMEAIGYIKFLQNQVEGSMMEMGNEEETRQDLKSRGLCLVPLSCMSYLTTDNGGGGSSGSFWPPPNFSRGF
- the LOC107935049 gene encoding transcription factor bHLH110 isoform X4; the encoded protein is MESENVHHQHQLHHYNQLLVGSSSSSLPCYRVSGSPHSWTPTNTFNTSEFNHNGALLQPWTNNEGTFNNPSQHKLMLKTVSSSFPMLSQSSEFYPNTHNLPPLPTKGSFSHIYPSINISNLNQASSMEAFDLLSPSRLTKNSSFKHYSSEDHHHNLASFGHSHQQFQLSNQRLPCNNSPSNISSSFNTETLEAKGSGNILKEAKASTATKKSRLESRACPPFKVRKEKLGDRIAALQHLVAPFGKTDTASVLMEAIGYIKFLQNQVEGSMMEMGNEEETRQDLKSRGLCLVPLSCMSYLTTDNGGGGSSGSFWPPPNFSRGF
- the LOC107935049 gene encoding transcription factor bHLH110 isoform X2: MESENVHHQHQLHHYNQLLVGSSSSSLPCYRVSGSPHSWTPTNTFNTSEFNHNGALLQPWTNNEGTFNNPSQHKLMLKTVSSSFPMLSQSSEFYPNTHNLPPLPTKGSFSHIYPSINISNLNQASSMEAFDLLSPSRLTKNSSFKHYSSEDHHHNLASFGHSHQQFQLSNQRLPCNNSPSNISSSFNTETLEAKGSGNILKEAKASTATKKSRLESRACPPFKVRKEKLGDRIAALQHLVAPFGKTDTASVLMEAIGYIKFLQNQVETLSVPYMKSSRNRTSRSKHGGSMMEMGNEEETRQDLKSRGLCLVPLSCMSYLTTDNGGGGSSGSFWPPPNFSRGF